From one Melopsittacus undulatus isolate bMelUnd1 chromosome 16, bMelUnd1.mat.Z, whole genome shotgun sequence genomic stretch:
- the C16H1orf74 gene encoding UPF0739 protein C1orf74 homolog, protein MGAEVRAGSAALAPRVVAAAREELGAGRRLPAARALQLTGEVLAVAAGLKPALLYDCGSAGPAELRRFLQRLREAGLGPLRIHVLSMEGSALLLHPGLARRRVAAVLGAHPAPFVDVSAGRQSPGLCGPAQAEAIRGHLAALLAHLSAAEAASAGPVSSSEVVPSGWNLCTIVGVLLGYPAAYTFSMESPENCLALTPLRVFTAQASCPRIKDRLGVQIYSFSIPESLCGELEQALGAWSEQLKEAFSAQSDFVGLCISSQVVSLPAVAL, encoded by the coding sequence ATGGGCGCCGAGGTTCGGGCCGGCAGCGCGGCCCTGGCCCCGCGGGTTGTGGCAGCCGCTCGGGAGGAGCTGGGCGCCGGGCGGCGGCTGCCGGCGGCCCGGGCCCTGCAGCTCACCGGGGAGGTGCTGGCGGTGGCTGCCGGCCTGAAGCCGGCTCTGCTGTATGACTGCGGCTCGGCGGGGCCGGCAGAGCTGCGCCGGTTCCTGCAGCGGCTGAGGGAGGCCGGGCTGGGCCCGCTCCGCATCCATGTGCTGAGCATGGAGGGCtcggccctgctgctgcacccgGGGCTCGCCCGGAGGAGGGTGGCGGCCGTGCTGGGTGCGCACCCCGCGCCCTTCGTGGATGTGTCGGCAGGGCGGCAGAGCCCGGGTCTGTGCGGGCCGGCACAGGCCGAGGCCATCAGGGGCCATCTTGCGGCCCTCTTGGCCCACTTGAGTGCTGCTGAGGCGGCCAGCGCCGGGCCCGTGTCCTCCAGCGAGGTTGTGCCCAGCGGCTGGAACCTCTGCACCATCGttggggtgctgctggggtACCCGGCCGCATACACCTTCTCCATGGAGAGCCCTGAGAACTGCCTGGCGCTGACGCCGCTGAGGGTGTTCACAGCCCAGGCCTCCTGCCCCAGGATAAAGGACAGGCTTGGGGTCCAGATCTACTCCTTCAGCATCCCAGAGAGCCTGTGCGGGGAGCTGGAGCAGGCGCTGGGTGCCTGGAGCGAGCAGCTGAAGGAGGCTTTCAGTGCACAGAGTGACTTTGTAGGTCTGTGCATCTCCAGCCAGGTGGTGTCCCTGCCAGCGGTTGCCTTGTAA